A DNA window from Gigantopelta aegis isolate Gae_Host chromosome 4, Gae_host_genome, whole genome shotgun sequence contains the following coding sequences:
- the LOC121371092 gene encoding leucine-rich repeat-containing protein 74B-like produces MTSLADTTGVANSPVSGFVRLDVLHEKEEETLVEHEEASDCSPRLSSRLPAQNTHAALSRTPVSQQPDLLQVNIEEPDNVLITELKEDAQVKQTDGELSQTNGESVQPEDESPQPQGESHQQEGESHQQEGEADQLESENMLGTGIDGPLSERYETTDTDAVSQMTVVDIELTDEDYDTDLENEFPDDESDPTKCLYFKICEHLDITPVSYFLRHINDKHITMRYHNLSPDEVKAIALVLKDTVNVETLNISGNYIKDDGCYAMCRMLEENDYVVEIGLADNKLTNVSAEYLCQMFRVNSGIKKLDLSGNEFDDAVAEQFANMLESNKYLKELDLSKNKFDQVAGAILGPAIGSNDLLDVLDLSWNRLRQKGAIAIAKGIKENMRLKVCRLAWNGFGTEGGLALADALSAHETLLELDVSGNRLTLPVANKMAQALSTNDTLKILRMGNNLITSAGAIALVTAIHNSENSEMELLDLTDVPVEFEFLRVVEDIKLKKPHFQVIHGPAMRSGNTLTDIGKAAIEPFKRNKEPVIILKEHIVVNDMRLIDILKRYDVENQLSVSPEQFITALDELAVPYDKKKLEHAVQRLAKDQSGRIYFGDHAKLEETTETNEKA; encoded by the exons CATGAAAAAGAGGAAGAAACACTAGTGGAACATGAAGAAGCTAGTGACTGTTCACCTCGGCTATCATCGCGACTTCCCGCCCAAAATACTCACGCTGCGCTTTCCCGAACACCTGTTTCCCAGCAGCCTGACTTGCTTCAGGTAAACATAGAGGAGCCGGACAATGTGTTGATAACTGAGTTAAAAGAGGATGCACAAGTTAAGCAGACTGATGGCGAACTTTCTCAAACTAATGGCGAGTCTGTCCAGCCAGAAGACGAGTCTCCCCAACCACAAGGCGAGTCTCACCAACAAGAAGGCGAGTCTCACCAACAAGAAGGCGAGGCTGATCAACTTGAGAGCGAGAATATGTTGGGAACAGGTATTGATGGACCGTTAAGCGAGAGGTATGAAACAACCGATACTGATGCCGTGAGTCAAATGACCGTGGTCGACATTGAACTGACAGATGAAGATTATGACACAGATCTAGAAAACGAAT ttCCCGATGATGAGAGTGATCCAACGAAGtgtctgtattttaaaatctgcGAGCACCTCGATATCACACCAGTCTCCTACTTCCTACGTCACATCAATGACAAACACATCACCATGAGGTACCACAATCTCTCTCCTGACGAGGTCAAGGCCATTGCACTTGTACTCAAA GACACGGTGAACGTGGAGACGTTGAATATCTCCGGTAACTACATCAAAGACGACGGGTGTTACGCCATGTGCCGGATGCTGGAAGAAAATGACTACGTAGTGGAAATt GGTTTAGCCGATAATAAGTTAACCAATGTCAGCGCAGAATATTTATGTCAGATGTTTCGCGTAAATTCTGGTATCAAGAAACTCGATCTGTCAG GTAATGAGTTTGATGACGCAGTGGCTGAACAATTCGCAAATATGTTAGAG agtaacaaatatttgaagGAACTGGATTTGAGTAAAAATAAATTCGACCAGGTTGCTGGAGCAATCCTTGGGCCTGCAATTG GATCCAACGATTTACTTGATGTCCTTGACCTTAGCTGGAACCGCCTACGTCAAAAAGGAGCAATTGCTATTGCAAAAGGAATCAAG GAAAACATGCGTTTGAAGGTGTGTCGACTCGCGTGGAACGGGTTTGGTACCGAGGGCGGACTAGCGCTGGCAGACGCTTTGTCAGCTCACGAGACACTGCTCGAGCTCGACGTTAGCGGAAACAGACTCACACTTCCGGTAGCAAACAAGATGGCGCAAGCACTATCAACAAATGATACGCTCAAAATACTGCGG ATGGGCAACAATCTGATCACCTCTGCAGGTGCAATAGCTCTCGTCACGGCAATACACAATTCTGAGAACAGCGAGATGGAACTCTTGGATCTTACG GATGTTCCGGTCGAGTTCGAATTTCTCCGAGTGGTAGAAGACATTAAACTAAAAAAGCCTCACTTTCAAGTGATTCATGGCCCCGCGATGAGGTCGGGAAATACTCTTACCGATATCGGCAAGGCAGCTATAGAACCATTCAAAAGGAATAAAGAACCAGTGATTATTCTTAAGGAGCACATTGTGGTTAATGACATgcgtttaatagacatcttaaAAAGATATGATGTTGAAAACCAACTAAGTGTTTCACCTGAACAGTTTATTACAGCATTAGAT GAACTCGCGGTCCCGTACgacaaaaagaaacttgaacATGCTGTTCAGAGACTAGCAAAAGACCAATCAGGAAGAATATATTTTGG tgacCATGCGAAATTGGAAGAAACAACAGAAACAAACGAGAAAGCATAA
- the LOC121372653 gene encoding ankyrin repeat and SOCS box protein 2-like produces the protein MPSEQPRQDPKVKEFFYNVRHLECSRVKRLLKEKTISPDIQDKHCELLPTALNIAAELNSAEMAQVLIAAKPKPADVNAVTADDRRPIWWAAKHGNKELAGVLLRGGQCEVNVIDKASGCSPLFRAVMSNSAEVVQQIINAGGDVNQRRLGVNVGFETPLIKAVQLNNKEICECLINSLCNIQAKTEVGLTALHFAVAYNRYEICELLLQNRIKINVATKYGVTAMTVAIEHHNAAMVSLLIKYDYKLDKRYKWKETPLEQAINIQAEQCAIALIHGGCCLDPHRGKRSYFYMAVDAKMTHVVKLLAEIKPTYLNEQWIQSRLWPVSIYRRPDICKWLLKLKNEPNSLMKLCRAKIFFQLGKHPTSKVSLLSLPEKLKEFLQYTDLINKKIFEPTSTDDQMCPYYCPVPCSRADCPELDISSESDTDILE, from the exons ATGCCTTCTGAACAGCCACGTCAGGATCCTAAAGTGAAAGAGTTCTTTTATAATGTTCGACATCTGGAATGTTCAAGAGTGAAGAGACTGTTGAAGGAAAAAACTATTTCTCCGGATATCCAAGACAAGCACTGTGAGCTTCTGCCCACAGCTTTGAACATTGCGGCTGAGCTGAACAGTGCAGAAATGGCTCAAGTGTTGATTGCTGCCAAACCCAAACCAGCAGACGTTAACGCAGTCACTGCTGATGACAGAAGACCTATATG GTGGGCAGCTAAACATGGCAATAAGGAACTGGCAGGTGTTCTTTTAAGAGGTGGACAGTGTGAGGTCAATGTCATAGACAAGGCTTCAG GCTGCAGCCCTCTGTTCCGTGCAGTGATGAGCAACAGTGCAGAGGTTGTTCAACAGATCATCAATGCAGGCGGGGATGTTAATCAGAGAAGACTAGGAGTCAACGTGGGATTTGAAACACCACTCATAAA GGCTGTACagttaaacaataaagaaatcTGCGAATGTCTCATCAACTCTCTCTGTAACATCCAAGCAAAAACTGAGGTTGGTCTGACAGCTCTCCACTTTGCGGTGGCGTACAACCGTTATGAGATCTGCGAACTCTTGTTGCAGAACCGGATCAAAATCAACGTAGCTACCAAATACGGTGTGACGGCAATGACTGTTGCAATAGAGCATCACAATGCCGCCATGGTGAGTCTGCTCATAAAGTATGACTACAAGCTGGACAAACGCTACAAGTGGAAGGAGACGCCTCTGGAACAAGCAATAAACATTCAAGCTGAACAGTGTGCAATAGCCTTGATTCACGGAGGATGCTGTCTGGATCCTCACCGGGGAAAACGATCATACTTCTACATGGCTGTTGATGCAAAGATGACTCATGTTGTAAAACTCCTCGCTGAAATAAAGCCTACTTATTTAAATGAGCAGTGGATCCAGTCCAGACTTTGGCCCGTTTCTATATATCGTCGACCCGATATTTGCAAATGGTTGCTAAAGTTGAAGAATGAACCCAATTCTTTGATGAAACTTTGTCGTGCAAAGATCTTTTTTCAACTTGGAAAACATCCTACCTCAAAGGTTTCCCTCCTGTCTCTTCCAGAAAAGTTGAAGGAATTTCTGCAGTACACAGATCtgataaacaagaaaatatttgagCCGACTAGTACTGATGACCAAATGTGTCCATATTACTGCCCAGTCCCATGTTCTCGTGCTGATTGCCCAGAACTGGACATATCTTCTGAATCAGATACAGATATTCTTGAgtaa